In the genome of Mucilaginibacter sp. 14171R-50, the window GTATTGAGCGTTATGGTTTTTGCCTGCCAATGGATGATTGCCTTGCACAGGCGGCAATTGACTTCGGCGGCCGCAACTGGATTGTTTGGGACGCTGATTTTAAACGGGAAAAAGTGGGCGATGTACCAACCGAAATGTTCTATCATTTTTTCAAATCGTTTAGTGATGCTGCAAAATGCAACCTGAACATTAAGGCCGAGGGACAAAACGAACACCATAAAATAGAAGCTATTTTTAAGGCCTTTGCAAAAGCCATAAAAATGGCCGTAAAGCGTGATGTGAATAAAATGGTTTTACCGAGTACAAAGGGACTATTGTAGCCCTCTAACCCCCTGAAGGAGGAACAGAATTAAAAGCATGGACGACGATAATTTACAACCAAGCGCTTCAAAAGCTCCCCCTTCAGGGGGCGGGGGGGGATTAGGCATTATCCGCTACGGCGCCGGCAACATATTCTCGCTTACAGCTGCTTTAGAGCGGCTGGGCATTGCGTATGGCATGGTAAACACCGAGGCCGACCTGGAACTATACGACCGTTATATCATCCCGGGGGTTGGCCATGCGGGCGCGGCTATGCGCAAGCTGGAACAAACCGGGCTGGTACCTGCCATAAAGGCATTAAAAAAACCAACTTTAGGCATTTGTGTGGGCATGCAGCTATTAACGTCGTACAGCGAAGAGGGAGACAGCAATTTATTAGACCTGTTCCCTATCAAAACGCTTAAATTTCCTGATACGGGTGTGTTTAAAGTACCCCACACAGGTTGGAACCAGGTTGACGTTGAAAAAGAAAGCCCACTATTTGAAAATATACCCACCGGTTCACACTTTTACTTTGTACATTCATACTTTATTGAGTATAACAAACTATACACTTTATCGTCAACCAGTTACATAAACAAATTTTCGGCATCAATTTGGTATAACAACTTCTACGGCGTGCAGTTTCACCCCGAAAAGTCGGGCGCGTATGGCGAAACATTATTAAGAAATTTCTCTAAAATTTAAAACATGTATATTATTCCTGCCATTGATATTTTAAATAAAAAGGTTGTTCGCCTTCGCGAAGGCGATTACGAGCAGGTAACAGAATATGATGTTACACTCGAAGAAATGATTGAACGATACCAGAGTAACGGTACAAACTTCATCCACATCATAGACCTTAACGGCGCTAAAGGCGACTTTAGCAATCAGCAATACCTGTTTGATGTTATACATAAAACGGATATGCAGGTACAATACGGCGGTGGCATCCGTAGTATCGACCAGGTAAAACAACTGATAGATGCCGGAGTGCACCGCGTTATTGTAGGCACGCAGGCCATTACCAACCCAAGTTTTCTGGAAGACCTGAGCAAGGCCATTTGTGGCCGCGACAAATGCAGCAACCAGGTGGTTATAGCTATAGATGTACTGGACGAGGTGATCAAATATTCCGGCTGGATGGAAAGCTCGCCCATTAAACTGATGGACTATGTTGACAAATGCCTGGCGCTTGGTTTCTTCCGCTTTTTGTGTACCGATATCAACAAAGATGGTAAGCTTGGCGGCGCCGGTGTGGAGCTATACAGCAAACTGCTCGATCATTCACCATTTATCAAACTCATCGCTTCGGGCGGGGTAAGTTCTATGGCCGACATCGAGGAGTTAAGTAAAATAAAGGTTGAAGCCTGCGTTGTGGGCAAAGCCATCTACGAAAACCATATCAGCATAGAAGAAGTAAAAAACTGGAACCTGGAATCACTGATGTCAATTTAACCCCCCAACCCCCTGAAGGGGGAGCTTTTGATTAGCTGCTCTTATATATGAGTAAACATTTATTTTTAAGTGCGGGGCCAGAAATTTTTGAAAACGCAAAAAGCTTACGCCATAATCTGACTGCAGCTGAAACAGTTCTTTGGGGACATCTTAAAGGGAACAAGTTTGGTGTAAAGTTTAGAAGACAACACCCTCTGGATATTTACATCGCCGATTTTTACTGCCATCAATACAAGCTGATTATTGAATTAGATGGTGGAATACATCGTCTTCCAGAAATAGCAGCAAACGATATTGAAAGACAAAAGTATCTCGAAGCTAATGGCATAAAGTTTCTACGGTTTAACAATGAACAGATTTTTAATCAACTTGAAAAAGTATTGACAACCATACAAGCAGCATTAAGCTCCCCCTTCAGGGGGCGGGGGGGGTTAACTAAACGAATCATCCCCTGCCTCGACGTTAAAGACGGCCGCACCGTAAAAGGTGTTAATTTTGTTGACCTGCGCGATGCCGGCGACCCGGTTGAACTTGCCTGGAACTACTCGCATCAGGGCGCCGACGAGTTGGTTTTCCTGGACATTACCGCCACGGTAGAGCGCCGCAAAACCATGGTCGAGCTGGTGAAGTCAGTTGCACGGCATATCAATATACCATTCACTATCGGCGGCGGCATCAACGAAATTGCTGATGCTGATGCATTGCTTAACGCAGGCGCTGATAAGATCTCTATCAATTCGGCCGCGGTGCGTAACCCGGCTTTGATTGATGAGCTGGCCAAAGCATTCGGTGTGCAGTTTGTGGTGATAGCGGTTGATACCAGGGTTATGGGTGATAAAAACATCGTCCACCTGAATGGCGGGCGTTTACCGACAGATAGGGAAACTTTAAACTGGATTGTAGAGGCACAAAACCGCGGCGCAGGCGAAATCCTGCTCACCTCGATGGACCACGATGGCACAAAGGCAGGTTTCGACAACGGGTTGCTTAAATTGGTTAACGATACAGTTAGCATTCCGGTGATAGCATCGGGCGGTGCCGGGTCGGTACAGCACTTTGTAGATGTGTTCCGGCAAACCAATGTTGATGCCGCGCTGGCCGCTTCGGTATTTCATTACGGCGAGATATTGATCCCCGATCTGAAATCCGTTTTAAAAGAGAATGATATAGAGGTGAGGGTGTAAAGAACCGGTGCGTCATTGCGAGCGTAGCGTGGCAACCTTCGACATGCTTGTTGACTACCTTTCCATCGACGATTGCTTCGTACCTCGCAATGACGAGGCGTAAATAATGAATGAAAATGAACATCGACTTTAACAAAACAGATGGCCTGGTGCCGGTTATTATACAGGACGAGCAAACGCTTGAAGTGCTGATGCTGGGTTACATGAACCAGGAAGCATACGATAAAACCCTACAGGAAAATATCGTAACCTTTTTTTCGCGTTCAAAAAACCGCTTGTGGACCAAAGGCGAAACCAGCCAGAATTACCTGCATGTAAAAAGCATGCATATCGATTGTGATAACGACACCCTGCTGATAAAAGTTAAAGCCGATGGCCCAACCTGCCACACAGGATCGCGAAGTTGCTTTAAAACAGATTATAACCAAAATTTTATCCTGCAACTGGAAAGTATTATTGCCGACAGGTATGAGAACCCTGTTGAGGGATCGTATGTAAATAAGCTGCGTAACAAAGGCCTAAATAAAATAGCCCAAAAAGTTGGCGAGGAAGGTGTAGAAACCGTTATAGCCGCGTTAGCCGAAACAGAGACCGACCTGATAAACGAATCGTCCGATCTTGTTTTCCACTTGTTAGTACTGCTGCGCGAAAAAGACTTAAATTTGGAGCGCATAGCAAAAAATTTAGAGGAAAGGCATAAATAAGTCCATAGTCGATAGTCAATAGTCCATAGTAATGGGCTTCGGACTATGGGCTATGGTCTATCGACCATTGACTACATGATCACCGTACAAAAAACAGCAGAACTTACCGGCCACAGCAATCCTATATTTAGCCTGGAGCTTTCGCAAAAGCCGGGCATACTGTTTACGGGCGGTAATGATAAAGGGCTTGTAGAATGGAACCTGGAAAGCAACTCGTTCATCAAAGTGATGTTCCCGGTGATGGCTTCTATTTATGCCATACATTGCCCGGCGGGCTATCCCCTGCTGTTTGCCGGTTTGCGCAGCGGCGAAGTACTGGTGTTTAACTTCGTCGAGCAGAAGATCACCCATCGTTTAAGGCATCATGTAAAACCCATTTTTGATATTAAGTCATCAGCAAAAAAAAATGAACTACTGATAGCATCTGAAGATGGTACCGTATCGGTATGGAGCCTGGAAACGCTCGGGTTATTACATACTATTCAAGTGTCAAATGATACCGTTCGCTGCATGAGTATAAACGCCGCTGAAGACCGTATAGCCTTTGGTTGCCGCGATAACCGAATCGTGATTTATGACCTGGAAGACTACAGCCCGATAAAGGCGTTGATAGGCCATACCATGTCGGTATTTTCCCTGCAATATGCTCCCGAAGGTGATTATCTGTTATCGGGCGCGCGCGATGCACAAATTAAGATATGGGATAATAAAACTTATTCGCTTATCCAAAATATTCCCGCGCATTTGTTCGCGGTTAACCATATCGCGTTCCACCCTACCCAACCCTATTTTGCAACGGCCAGCATGGATAAAAGTATTAAGATATGGGATGCAGTTGACTTTAAGCTCCGTAAGATCATCAGTCGCGAAAAGGGGTGTGCAAGCCATGCCCTGTCTGTAAATAAGCTGGCATGGGATGGCAACCGGCTGCTATCTGCCGGCGATGATAAAAAAGTAATTATCTGGGATATCGGCTTTTAAAAATACCGCTTTATAATTTTAAGCCTGTGCGTGTAACGTTTTAATTCTTCTGAATATATACCCTGGTTATCAATTGTATCTATTTTAACCTTGCCCGACGCATGGATGATGTGACCGCCGCCCAGCAAGATCCCTACATGGGTAATCCGCCCCTCGTCGTTGTTAAAAAAGGCCAGATCGCCCAGTTTAGCTTTAAATAACGATTCTACCGGCTCGCCATCCTCGGCCTGTAAAGACGCGTCGCGGCGCAGGTTTATACCGCGCAGCTTATAAACTACCTGGGTAAACCCCGAGCAATCTATCCCGAAATGCGTGCGCCCGCCCCATAAATACGGCGAATTCAAAAACGAACGTGCAATATTAGCTATACTGTCTTGCTGGCCAATCTCCCCAATTATTTCAAACTTTTGGTTACCTATATAACTGGTTGTGCCTTCTAAAAACGCAAGCGAGCTGCCTGCCGGCAGGTATATCACCGAATTATCAACTATTTTCCAGGCCTGTGTTACAGCGCGGTAGGTTAACGGCGGCGGGGTTTGCAGCAACCGCTTATAGGCCAGGTGGCCAAGCATCACAAACTGCAGCCGGTCTATCCACCCGGTGTAATTATCTGTTGCGGTTGTAATTTGCACCCACTTTTCCTTCCACTCCAAAATCTCGAATGCCTCGCCAAAAAGTACCTGCGATACCATTTCGCTCCTGTCGTTAGGTTCGGCGCGTAAGGGTATCACAGCAAGGTTGCAAATTCCGTATTCCATAATTAACAAGGGTTAATACGTTAAAGTAACCAATAAAGTTATGCTAAAACAAAAGGGGAAACCCGTTGCCGCGTTTCCCCTTCAAAATAAGTGTTTTAAAATTTTATCCGTTTTGATGCAGCCAGTCTTTTTTAGCGTGCAGTTCTTCTTCGGTTTCGCGTACATCTTCATCATCCACGCAGCAATCTACCGGGCAAACCGCAGCACATTGCGGCTCATCATGAAAACCAACACACTCGGTACATTTATCGGGTACTATATAATAAATATCATCAGATAAGGCGGCTTGTGCTTCTTCGGCATTTAAAGTATTGCCATCGCCAAAATCAATTACGCCCCTCAGATCTGTACCATCGCTAAATCGCCATGCAGCACCTGCATCATAAATAGCATTGTTTGGGCACTCTGGTTCGCAGGCCCCGCAGTTTATGCATTCATCGGTGATTATAATCGCCATATTATTTAAATATTCTTATAGTATTCTATTTACCTTTGCCCCCATAATCTGGGCTTGCAAATATAACAAAAAAAGGCTTTAAGGGTTTAACCCGATAACATATATATGTCAAAAATTAATATAACAGATACCGTAAGCACATTTTCTGAACTTGGCAATAAGCTTGCTGCACCTGATGCACAACTGATGGAGTTGATTGAGACCGAGCGGCAGTACAACGCCTGGTTTACGCCCGAAAGTGTGTTGAACGCGGTTACCGCAACCGGCCGCATGCTTAACCGTGCCGACCTGGAGCAGTGGCTTACCAAGTATGATATTACGCAGGGCAGCGATAAAAATGTAGGCTTAGTACTGGCGGGCAATATCCCGCTGGTGGGTTTCCATGATGTGCTTTGTGTATTGGTAACCGGCAACCGCGCGTTAATAAAGGCCTCGTCGCAGGATGCCCGCTTGATAAAATACGTATTAAATTTGCTTGTAAAACTTGATAGTTCGTATGCGGATAAGTTTAGTTTTGTAGAGCGGCTGGAAGGTTTCGACGCCATTATTGCAACGGGCAGCAACAACACATCGCGGTATTTTGAGTACTATTTTGGCAAAGTGCCCAACATTATCCGCAAAAACCGCAACAGCATAGCCCTGCTTACCGGCAACGAAACCACCGAACAACTGGCAGCTTTAGGACATGACATTTTTGATTACTTTGGCCTGGGTTGCCGTAACGTATCAAAGTTGCTGGTGCCCGACGGTTATGATTTTAACCTTTTTTTTGAATCGATAGAACCGTTTGCGCCCATCATCAATCATCATAAGTATAACAACAATTATGATTACAATAAATCCATATACCTGGTAAACCGCGATGAGCACCTTGATAACGGCTTTTTACTATTAAAGCAGGATACCCGCCTTACATCGCCTCTGGCATGTTTGTTTTACGAAACCTATACCGATCTGCCATCGGCGCAATACCTGCTATTGCAGCAAACCGAAAGCCTGCAATGCATAGTAACCACAGCACCGCTGCAAACAGCAAACCAGGTAGTTGATTTTGGCCAAAGCCAGCACCCTCAGCTATGGGATTATGCCGATGGCGTGGATACGATTGAGTTCTTGTCAAAGTTAGGCTGAAAGCACAAAGCTGGAAGCCTAAAGCTTATTTCGGAAATTGATACGGCTTTCGGCTAAAAAAAGTAAATTTGAACCGTTCCAGCTTTTAGCTTTGTGCTTTAAGCTTTTAGCTTAAAAATGTATATTATAAAAGTAAAAGGCGTTGCCAAAATACCCGATTATGTGCAGCTAAGAGACGATAAGTTTACCCTGCTGGCCTATTTCAGGGTAGACAGGCCCGAAAAATCGCTTGATAAAATTGGCCTTGCTGATAAGTACGAATATATTATGGGCGTTATTAAAGACCTGCCCTTTGGTAAAATATTAAAATTAGAGCTGTAAGTAAGATGATTGGAAACTCTATTATAAAACTAAATAATGTTGATATTTTTCAGCAAAAGCACCTGGTCCTGTCAAATGTAAACCTGCATATTGATAAAGGCGATTTTGTGTGGCTTATTGGCCAAACAGGTTCGGGCAAAAGCAGCTTGCTAAAAGTTATTTACGGCGACCTGAACATTGCCAGCGGCACCGGCCACGCCTGCGGGTACGAGCTGAGCAAGCTTGCAACTAAGGATGTGCCTTACCTGCGCCGCAAGCTTGGAATAGTTTTTCAGGATTTTCAATTGTTAACCGACCGCTCGGTTGAACAGAACCTGCAGTTTGTGATGCGTGCTACCGGCTGGACGGATAAACAACAAATAGCCGACCGGATACTTGACGTTCTTGAGAAAGTTGGCCTGCGATCGAAACTTAAAAAGATGCCGCATGAGCTATCCGGCGGCGAGCAGCAACGCGTGGTTATTGCCCGTGCATTACTAAACAACCCCGAAATTATATTAGCCGATGAGCCGACCGGGAACCTTGACCCGGATACATCCGAAGAAATAGTGCTGTTGCTAAAACAGATAAGCCAGGGCGGTACCGCTGTAGTTGTTGCCACGCACGATTATCACATCATCCGCACCTTTCCATCGCGCATTATCAAATGCGAAACCGGTAAGGTATTAGAGGATGTAAAGATGGCTTGATCAGTTTGCAGCAGGCGGCCGGCAGTTTACAGTAGGCGGTTGGCAGTTTGCAGTTAATAATGTGCAAACTGCCAACTGATGACTGCAAACTAAATAATCTGCCAACTTTAAATTGCAAACTAAATCAACATCTGCAAACTTAACCGGATATTTTAATTACTACTGACACG includes:
- a CDS encoding C40 family peptidase, translated to MEYGICNLAVIPLRAEPNDRSEMVSQVLFGEAFEILEWKEKWVQITTATDNYTGWIDRLQFVMLGHLAYKRLLQTPPPLTYRAVTQAWKIVDNSVIYLPAGSSLAFLEGTTSYIGNQKFEIIGEIGQQDSIANIARSFLNSPYLWGGRTHFGIDCSGFTQVVYKLRGINLRRDASLQAEDGEPVESLFKAKLGDLAFFNNDEGRITHVGILLGGGHIIHASGKVKIDTIDNQGIYSEELKRYTHRLKIIKRYF
- a CDS encoding WD40 repeat domain-containing protein, which encodes MGYGLSTIDYMITVQKTAELTGHSNPIFSLELSQKPGILFTGGNDKGLVEWNLESNSFIKVMFPVMASIYAIHCPAGYPLLFAGLRSGEVLVFNFVEQKITHRLRHHVKPIFDIKSSAKKNELLIASEDGTVSVWSLETLGLLHTIQVSNDTVRCMSINAAEDRIAFGCRDNRIVIYDLEDYSPIKALIGHTMSVFSLQYAPEGDYLLSGARDAQIKIWDNKTYSLIQNIPAHLFAVNHIAFHPTQPYFATASMDKSIKIWDAVDFKLRKIISREKGCASHALSVNKLAWDGNRLLSAGDDKKVIIWDIGF
- the hisIE gene encoding bifunctional phosphoribosyl-AMP cyclohydrolase/phosphoribosyl-ATP diphosphatase HisIE, with translation MNIDFNKTDGLVPVIIQDEQTLEVLMLGYMNQEAYDKTLQENIVTFFSRSKNRLWTKGETSQNYLHVKSMHIDCDNDTLLIKVKADGPTCHTGSRSCFKTDYNQNFILQLESIIADRYENPVEGSYVNKLRNKGLNKIAQKVGEEGVETVIAALAETETDLINESSDLVFHLLVLLREKDLNLERIAKNLEERHK
- a CDS encoding acyl-CoA reductase, translated to MSKINITDTVSTFSELGNKLAAPDAQLMELIETERQYNAWFTPESVLNAVTATGRMLNRADLEQWLTKYDITQGSDKNVGLVLAGNIPLVGFHDVLCVLVTGNRALIKASSQDARLIKYVLNLLVKLDSSYADKFSFVERLEGFDAIIATGSNNTSRYFEYYFGKVPNIIRKNRNSIALLTGNETTEQLAALGHDIFDYFGLGCRNVSKLLVPDGYDFNLFFESIEPFAPIINHHKYNNNYDYNKSIYLVNRDEHLDNGFLLLKQDTRLTSPLACLFYETYTDLPSAQYLLLQQTESLQCIVTTAPLQTANQVVDFGQSQHPQLWDYADGVDTIEFLSKLG
- a CDS encoding fructose-6-phosphate aldolase yields the protein MYIIKVKGVAKIPDYVQLRDDKFTLLAYFRVDRPEKSLDKIGLADKYEYIMGVIKDLPFGKILKLEL
- a CDS encoding cell division ATP-binding protein FtsE — its product is MIGNSIIKLNNVDIFQQKHLVLSNVNLHIDKGDFVWLIGQTGSGKSSLLKVIYGDLNIASGTGHACGYELSKLATKDVPYLRRKLGIVFQDFQLLTDRSVEQNLQFVMRATGWTDKQQIADRILDVLEKVGLRSKLKKMPHELSGGEQQRVVIARALLNNPEIILADEPTGNLDPDTSEEIVLLLKQISQGGTAVVVATHDYHIIRTFPSRIIKCETGKVLEDVKMA
- a CDS encoding 4Fe-4S dicluster domain-containing protein, which produces MAIIITDECINCGACEPECPNNAIYDAGAAWRFSDGTDLRGVIDFGDGNTLNAEEAQAALSDDIYYIVPDKCTECVGFHDEPQCAAVCPVDCCVDDEDVRETEEELHAKKDWLHQNG
- the hisF gene encoding imidazole glycerol phosphate synthase subunit HisF, whose amino-acid sequence is MQAALSSPFRGRGGLTKRIIPCLDVKDGRTVKGVNFVDLRDAGDPVELAWNYSHQGADELVFLDITATVERRKTMVELVKSVARHINIPFTIGGGINEIADADALLNAGADKISINSAAVRNPALIDELAKAFGVQFVVIAVDTRVMGDKNIVHLNGGRLPTDRETLNWIVEAQNRGAGEILLTSMDHDGTKAGFDNGLLKLVNDTVSIPVIASGGAGSVQHFVDVFRQTNVDAALAASVFHYGEILIPDLKSVLKENDIEVRV
- the hisH gene encoding imidazole glycerol phosphate synthase subunit HisH; this encodes MDDDNLQPSASKAPPSGGGGGLGIIRYGAGNIFSLTAALERLGIAYGMVNTEADLELYDRYIIPGVGHAGAAMRKLEQTGLVPAIKALKKPTLGICVGMQLLTSYSEEGDSNLLDLFPIKTLKFPDTGVFKVPHTGWNQVDVEKESPLFENIPTGSHFYFVHSYFIEYNKLYTLSSTSYINKFSASIWYNNFYGVQFHPEKSGAYGETLLRNFSKI
- a CDS encoding HisA/HisF-related TIM barrel protein, with the protein product MYIIPAIDILNKKVVRLREGDYEQVTEYDVTLEEMIERYQSNGTNFIHIIDLNGAKGDFSNQQYLFDVIHKTDMQVQYGGGIRSIDQVKQLIDAGVHRVIVGTQAITNPSFLEDLSKAICGRDKCSNQVVIAIDVLDEVIKYSGWMESSPIKLMDYVDKCLALGFFRFLCTDINKDGKLGGAGVELYSKLLDHSPFIKLIASGGVSSMADIEELSKIKVEACVVGKAIYENHISIEEVKNWNLESLMSI